The following nucleotide sequence is from Bacteroidetes Order II. bacterium.
CTTCGGGTAGCAAGTCGCCAAAAGCGTTTGCAATTCCTAATTGTTCCGCAACAAATTTCACAACCGAACTTTTGTCGCCACTCAACATTGTCGGTTTTACGTTGAGTGATTTTAGTTTGTCAATCGTGTTTTGTGAGTCTTGTTTTATGCTGTCGGCAACTGTGAGATAACCCACAAATTTGTTGTCGTAAGCAACGGCAATTATGGTGTAAACAATTTTACTTACATCAACATCGTGCTGAATGTTGAACTTGTTCATCAACTTAAAATTTCCTACTAATAATTGTTTTTCGTTTACTTCGGCTTTCAGTCCGTGTCCTGCAATTTCTTCGGTATTTTGTAATTTGATTTCATTGTTTGTTTTGCCGACATATTCGTGAATGGCGGTTGCTACGGGATGCGTACTCAATCGTTCCAAAGCGTCCACCATAAGTAACATTTCTTCTTTGTTGTAATCGGAATTAAAAACAACTTCCTGCACTTTGAAAACGCCTTCGGTCATTGTACCTGTTTTGTCCATTACTACATTTTGAACGGAAGCCAATACATCTAAAAAGGTACTTCCTTTTACCAAAATTCCGTTGCGACTTGCCGCACCAATACCACCAAAATAACCTAACGGAATAGAAATTACCAACGCACAAGGACACGAAATTACCAAGAAAATTAAGGCACGATACAACCAATCTGTAAACTGATAATCTGCCACGAAAAAGTAAGGAACAAAACAAATAGCAACTGCTAACGCAACAACGGCAGGTGTGTAGATTTTTGCAAACTTGCGAATAAATAATTCCGTAGGTGCTTTTTGAGAAGTGGCATTTTGCACCAATTCTAAAATTTTGCTCAACTTACTATCGGTGTATGCTGTTGTAACCTGTACTTGTGCAACTGTATTTAAGTTTATCATTCCTGCCAAAACAGTTTCGCCTTTGGCTTTGGTGTCGGGTTTGCTTTCGCCTGTGAGTGCTGCGGTGTTGAACGATGCTGTTTCTGATAACAACACTCCGTCTAATCCCAATTTTTCGCCCGATTTTAATTGAATAATGTCGCCAATGTTTACGATTTCTGCTTTTACGGTTTGCGGTTGATTGTTGCGTAAAACGGTTACTTCATCAGGTCGTTGGTCAAGCAACGATTTGATGTTTGCTTTTGCTCTTTTTACCGCCAATGTTTGAAACACTTCGCCAACGGCATAAAACAACATTACGGCAACACCTTCGGGAAATTCGCCAATGGCAAATGCTCCAACGGTTGCAATCGTCATCAATAAAAATTCCGAAAAAATTTCGCCTTTGGCAATGCTTTCAAATGCTTCTTTGATAACAGGAACACCAACAGGAATATAAGCCACCACATACCAAACTATCCTTACCCAATCGGTAAACCATTCGGGTTTTAGGAAATTGTCTAACGCAATTCCCGACAACAAAACAACCAATGAAATGATTGCAGGTAAAAACATTTTTATCGTGCTTTCATTTCCGCTTGAATGTTCGTGTCCGTCATCATCGCTGTGGTCGTGATTGTGATTTTCTTTTTCTTGTTTGGTGTAGATTAAATCTTTTGCACCTGCTTTGATGTAGATTTTATCTTCCAACGTGCAACAAGTCATTCTGCCTTGTGCATCATAAGTATGCTTGTGATTTTTGTCTGTATTTATCATCGCTTTTATTTTTTAATGTTCGTGTCCTCCTGTGTTAGATAATTTGGCATTGACAAAAAATGCTCCTTTAACTATAATTTGAGCATTGGCAGGAATATCCTGTACAAAAGTTATTGCGGTGTAGCCCATATTGGAAACGCCTTTTACAACTTCTATCTTTTCAAAATTGATGTTGCCGTTTTCTTCATCACTGTGTTTATGGTCTTCACTTTCGTGGTTGTGTTCTTCGCTTTCTTCTTCGTGATGTTCTTCCGCTTTTTTATCGGTAACAACAAAAATGTAGTCTTTACCGTCTGCGTTTACGATTGCTTCATTGGGTACGGCAGGTGTTAGGGCATTGTTCAAACTCACAATTCCTGTAATGTTCATTCCGTCAATCAAACCTGCTTTGTTTCCTGTAACGGTTGCGTGAACGGAAATTGTTTTGCTCTCGTTTTCAAATGACGAACCAATGCTGAAAACCTTTGCATCGTATTCATTTGCAGGATTATTGGTTAAAGTAAAATGAATGATTTGCCCGACTTTCAAAAGCGGTAAATCTTTTTCAAAAACCTGTAAATCCAAATGCAATGAACTGTTATCTACGATTTCGGCAACAGGCGAAGAAACATCTACATAACTGCCGATTTTTGCAAACAAATTGCTTATTGTTCCATTCAACGGACTTGCTACCACCAAAGCCGATTTCAAATTGTTGTTTGAAACCAAATTAGGATTGATGCCCATTAGTTGAATTTGCTGCTGCAACGATGCTTTTCGTGTATGCAATGCGTTTAATTCTGCTTGTGCATTTTGCAAGTTTTTCAAAGCTCCTGCGTTTCCTGCATTGAGTTCATTTTGACGTTGTACTTCCTGCTCGGCAAAAGTGATTTTACTGCCAATGGTCAAATATTCTTCCTGCAACTGTATAAACTGCGGATTGGCAATCGTAGCAATTACCTGTCCTTTCTTTACATAATCGCCAATTTGCACATTCAGCGTTTTGATAACTCCACCATACAAAGAAGTTGCATTTGCTTTGTTGTTGTTGGGAACTTTAAGCATACCATTTGCCTTTATAGTGGCTGTGAGTTCCTTGTTTTCTACTTTGCCCAACGTGATGCCTACGGCTTTTATCTGCTCTTGCGTAAGCGTTGCAATGGTTGGCGTTTCTTCTTCGTGTCCGTGTTCTTCCGTTGCCGTTTCTTTGGTTTCGGATTTATTTGAATTTCCGCAACTCGCTACGAAAAGGGAAAAACAAAAGATTGAAATTATTATTTTACTTTTCATTTTTACTTACTGATTGATAATTGAATAAATGTTGATTACCGATTGATTTACCTGCTGAATACTTTTTAAGTAATTCAACTGTATGTCTGTGGCGGTTTGCAAAGCAAAAAGGTATTCCACATAACTGATGTCGCCTGTGCGATAACCTAATTGAGCCGATGAAACAATCTCGTTTGCATTGGGTAATGCCTGTTGTTGATAATAGTTGAACGCTGCCAAATCTTGCTCGTATTGCTGTATGGCGTTTTTCAACTGCGTTTCCAACAAAATTTGCTCTTGTTGTACGTTGGCTTCTGTTGCTTGGCGTTGGTAGTCTAATGATTTTATCCTTGCTTTTGTAGCTCCGAAAGTCAAAGGAATGGCAATACCAATGTTTACATAACTGAAACGATTGCCCGAATTAAAAAACTGTTCCTGTCCGTTGATAGTTTGAAAACCGATTAACGATTGATTGGTGTAACCAATAGTAAAATCGGGCAAACCTTGTGCTTTTTCAACCTTTTTGGTTTTCTCTGCAATTAAAATTTCTTGGTGCAGATTTTTAATAATCGGGTGATTTGCAATAACCGAACTATCCAACAAAGTGCTTACCTGCAAGGGCTGAAATTCTGTGTCGGTACTTACTTCAAACGGTTCTTGTGTGTTCATCAACGCTTGTAAATTTTGATACGCATTTTGTAAATACACTTCGTTTTGTTTCAGCAACAAATTGATTTCGCCTTGCTTGGCTTGTGCCGTGCTGATTTCAACTTTTTTGGTGTCGCCCGTTTTGTAACGCAGTTCTGCCACTTTAATAAAATCGTTGTACAAACTATCTAAATGCAACAACTGTTTTTGATTGTGTTGCAAATACTGAATTTGATAGAAATAAGTACGCACTTGGTTTTTGAGTTCAAGCACCGTGATTTCACTTTGTAATTCCTTGCTTTTTACTTGTTCGTTTATCAGTTGTTTTTTAGCGACAAAAAGCGTTGGAAACGGAATTGTTTGTGCCACCTGAAAAGATTGGTCAAAATTTACGCTGTTGTATTGTCCTAACTGTGCGTTAAATTCCAATTTCGGTAATTCGCCTGATGTTCGTTTCAAACTTTGTGTTGATTGCAGTTCTAAATTTTTCGCTTTTACATTTCCGTTATTTTGCAAAGCAATGTTTATCGCCTCGTCAATTCCAATAACCTTTTTTGTTTGAGCATTGGCATTGAAACTAAAAACAGAAAGCAACAACACGATTACGGTTGTAACGGTTTTCATATTTCCTTTTTTCTTGAATTTTATTTTTGAATTAAAAATGATGTAGAGTAACGGCAACACAAACAGCGTTAAGAAAGTAGCCGTTATCAAACCGCCAATTACAACAGTTGCCAATGGTTTCTGCACTTCTGCACCTGCACCTGTGCTTAATGCCATAGGCAAAAAGCCCAAACTTGCAACGGTTGCCGTCATTAAAACAGGTCGCAATCTTTCTTTTGTGCCTTGTAAAACTCTTTGCAAAATGTCTGTAATTCCGTCTTTTTCTAATTGGTTGAAAGTGCCAATCAACACAATTCCATTGAGTACAGCCACACCAAACAGAGCAATAAAGCCTATACCCGCACTAATGCTGAAAGGCATATCACGCAACAGCAAAGCAAAAACGCCACCTATGGCACTCATTGGGATTGCGGTAAAAATCAGACTTGCCTGTTTGAGTGAACGGAATGTAAAGTACAGCAATGAAAAAATGAGTAACAGCGAAACAGGTACAGCAATCATCAGACGTTTACTTGCTTTCTGTAAATTCTCAAACTGTCCGCCATAAGTGAAATAATAACCTGTCGGCAATTTTACCTGCTCGTTCAATTTCTGCTGAATATCTTCTACCACACTTTGCACATCTCTACCCGATACATTGAAACCGATAACAATTCTGCGTTTGCTACTTTCACGGCTGATTTGCGAAGCACCTAATTTGTAACTGATAGTTGCCACTTGCGAAAGCGGAATTTGATTGCCTGTATTGGTAGGTATCATCAAATTACTTACATCGTCTATATCGGTTCTGTAAGTGCTGTCTAACCGAACAACCAAGTCAAAACGCCTTTCGTTTTCAAATACCTGCCCTGCGGTTTTTCCTGCAAAAGCCGTACTTAGTACATTGTTTACATCTTCTACATTGATGCCGTAATTGGCAAGCCGTGTTCTGTCGTATTCAACGTTAATTTGTGGCAATCCGCTAACTCGTTCCACTTGTGGCGAAGTTGCTCCGTTTACCGTTTGAATTACTTTACTAACCTTGTCTGCATACACGGCAAGGCTATCCAAATTTTCCCCGAAAATCTTAACCGCTACATCTTGCCGTATGCCTGTCATCAGTTCGTTGAAACGCATTTGAATTGGCTGATTTTTTTCAAAGAATACGCCCGGAATGACTTCTAATTTTTCCGAAATTTCATCGGCTAACTCGTCATAACTTTTGTATGTTTTCCATTCTTTTTGCGGTTTCAACACAATGATTAAATCGGTGGCTTCGGGTGGCATCGGGTCGGTTGGAACTTCTGCCGTACCTGTTTTACCGACAACCATTTT
It contains:
- a CDS encoding efflux RND transporter periplasmic adaptor subunit yields the protein MKSKIIISIFCFSLFVASCGNSNKSETKETATEEHGHEEETPTIATLTQEQIKAVGITLGKVENKELTATIKANGMLKVPNNNKANATSLYGGVIKTLNVQIGDYVKKGQVIATIANPQFIQLQEEYLTIGSKITFAEQEVQRQNELNAGNAGALKNLQNAQAELNALHTRKASLQQQIQLMGINPNLVSNNNLKSALVVASPLNGTISNLFAKIGSYVDVSSPVAEIVDNSSLHLDLQVFEKDLPLLKVGQIIHFTLTNNPANEYDAKVFSIGSSFENESKTISVHATVTGNKAGLIDGMNITGIVSLNNALTPAVPNEAIVNADGKDYIFVVTDKKAEEHHEEESEEHNHESEDHKHSDEENGNINFEKIEVVKGVSNMGYTAITFVQDIPANAQIIVKGAFFVNAKLSNTGGHEH
- the cadA gene encoding cadmium-translocating P-type ATPase; translated protein: MINTDKNHKHTYDAQGRMTCCTLEDKIYIKAGAKDLIYTKQEKENHNHDHSDDDGHEHSSGNESTIKMFLPAIISLVVLLSGIALDNFLKPEWFTDWVRIVWYVVAYIPVGVPVIKEAFESIAKGEIFSEFLLMTIATVGAFAIGEFPEGVAVMLFYAVGEVFQTLAVKRAKANIKSLLDQRPDEVTVLRNNQPQTVKAEIVNIGDIIQLKSGEKLGLDGVLLSETASFNTAALTGESKPDTKAKGETVLAGMINLNTVAQVQVTTAYTDSKLSKILELVQNATSQKAPTELFIRKFAKIYTPAVVALAVAICFVPYFFVADYQFTDWLYRALIFLVISCPCALVISIPLGYFGGIGAASRNGILVKGSTFLDVLASVQNVVMDKTGTMTEGVFKVQEVVFNSDYNKEEMLLMVDALERLSTHPVATAIHEYVGKTNNEIKLQNTEEIAGHGLKAEVNEKQLLVGNFKLMNKFNIQHDVDVSKIVYTIIAVAYDNKFVGYLTVADSIKQDSQNTIDKLKSLNVKPTMLSGDKSSVVKFVAEQLGIANAFGDLLPEDKVSKVKEIKAKNETVAFVGDGVNDAPVVALSDVGIAMGGLGSDATIETADVVIQDDKPSKIPMAINIGKQTKKIVWQNITLAFGVKAIVLVLGAGGLATMWEAVFADVGVALLAILNAVRIQRMKF
- a CDS encoding CusA/CzcA family heavy metal efflux RND transporter, with the translated sequence MLDSIIKFSIKNKLVIGIMTLLLILWGSWSVTKLPIDAVPDITNNQVQIITVCPTLAGQEVEQLVTFPIEQSIANLPDLEETRSISRFGLSVITVVFDDDVDIYFARQLVNEKLKEAEQNIPQGIGTPELAPVSTGLGEVYQYILHPKKGSESKYNAKDLRTMQDWIVARQLNGTKGIAEVNSFGGELKQYEVAVNPNRLKAMGVSVTDIFNALEKNNQNTGGAYIDKKPNAYFIRGIGLVTSLEDVKNIAVKNTNGSIPIFIKDVAEVRFGSAVRYGALTYNGEVDAVGGVVMMLKGENSNEVVKRIKEKLPVIQKSLPDDIVIEPYLDRTDLVGRAISTVEKNLIEGALIVIFVLVLFLGNLRAGLIVASAIPLSMLFALGLMNVFGVSANLMSLGAIDFGLIVDGAVIIVEATLHHLGLRKSMNKLTQQEMDDEVFLSASKIRNSAAFGEIIILIVYIPILTLVGVEGKMFTPMAKTVGFAIFGALILSLTYIPMMCALFLSKNISHKQTISDKMMNFLQSIYQPLLQKAVKAKFAIVGATLLLFTISLFVFKNLGGEFIPQLQEGDFAFHCILPQGSSLSQSIETSMQASRIIKEFDEVKMVVGKTGTAEVPTDPMPPEATDLIIVLKPQKEWKTYKSYDELADEISEKLEVIPGVFFEKNQPIQMRFNELMTGIRQDVAVKIFGENLDSLAVYADKVSKVIQTVNGATSPQVERVSGLPQINVEYDRTRLANYGINVEDVNNVLSTAFAGKTAGQVFENERRFDLVVRLDSTYRTDIDDVSNLMIPTNTGNQIPLSQVATISYKLGASQISRESSKRRIVIGFNVSGRDVQSVVEDIQQKLNEQVKLPTGYYFTYGGQFENLQKASKRLMIAVPVSLLLIFSLLYFTFRSLKQASLIFTAIPMSAIGGVFALLLRDMPFSISAGIGFIALFGVAVLNGIVLIGTFNQLEKDGITDILQRVLQGTKERLRPVLMTATVASLGFLPMALSTGAGAEVQKPLATVVIGGLITATFLTLFVLPLLYIIFNSKIKFKKKGNMKTVTTVIVLLLSVFSFNANAQTKKVIGIDEAINIALQNNGNVKAKNLELQSTQSLKRTSGELPKLEFNAQLGQYNSVNFDQSFQVAQTIPFPTLFVAKKQLINEQVKSKELQSEITVLELKNQVRTYFYQIQYLQHNQKQLLHLDSLYNDFIKVAELRYKTGDTKKVEISTAQAKQGEINLLLKQNEVYLQNAYQNLQALMNTQEPFEVSTDTEFQPLQVSTLLDSSVIANHPIIKNLHQEILIAEKTKKVEKAQGLPDFTIGYTNQSLIGFQTINGQEQFFNSGNRFSYVNIGIAIPLTFGATKARIKSLDYQRQATEANVQQEQILLETQLKNAIQQYEQDLAAFNYYQQQALPNANEIVSSAQLGYRTGDISYVEYLFALQTATDIQLNYLKSIQQVNQSVINIYSIINQ